A genome region from Clostridium pasteurianum includes the following:
- a CDS encoding YibE/F family protein, giving the protein MSVSFALLTILFVLMIIIGGTRGVKSFFTLIFNFITMFILLVLIGAKFDPIKVTIIGCILITIVTLFFINSFNLKTLSSLISVILVVIITMLLIYKLSYNARIQGFSKEEATEIGYLSTYVQLNFSKIVSCQILFGLLGAIIDVSISISSSMQEIYKNDHLAEKQNLFKSGITIGKDIIGTMTNTLLFAYIGSFMTLSIYFSELHYSFSTIMNSKIFCSEVFQSLCSGIGIILIIPVTAFVTSELLILKNNIK; this is encoded by the coding sequence ATGAGTGTATCATTTGCATTATTAACTATTCTCTTTGTTTTAATGATAATCATAGGCGGCACAAGAGGCGTAAAATCATTTTTTACATTGATCTTTAACTTTATAACTATGTTTATTTTGCTTGTACTTATAGGTGCAAAGTTTGATCCAATAAAAGTAACTATTATAGGCTGTATTTTGATAACTATAGTAACTCTATTTTTTATAAACAGCTTCAATTTAAAAACATTATCTTCATTGATTTCTGTTATCCTTGTTGTAATTATCACTATGCTTTTAATATATAAATTAAGTTATAACGCCAGAATCCAGGGCTTCTCAAAGGAAGAGGCAACTGAAATAGGTTATCTTTCAACTTACGTTCAATTAAATTTTTCTAAAATAGTCTCCTGCCAAATTTTATTTGGTTTACTTGGAGCAATAATTGATGTTTCGATTTCAATTTCATCCTCAATGCAAGAAATATATAAAAATGACCATTTAGCAGAAAAACAAAATTTATTTAAATCTGGAATCACTATAGGAAAAGATATAATTGGAACTATGACAAATACACTGCTATTTGCTTATATAGGCAGCTTTATGACACTGTCAATATATTTCAGTGAACTTCATTATTCCTTCTCAACCATAATGAACTCTAAAATTTTTTGCAGCGAAGTATTTCAGAGCTTATGCAGTGGTATAGGCATAATTTTGATAATACCTGTAACTGCATTCGTAACTTCAGAGCTTTTAATATTAAAAAATAACATAAAATAA
- a CDS encoding TetR/AcrR family transcriptional regulator: MEKNYDEKPKQKRAFETRKKLIIAAEELFNKKGFYDTTSKDIAKEAGVSIGIFYNYFKDKSRIYYECLNLGYDDDSSKIIELLKGLFDEDEDLKTKIYNYLYDGLLKIRSKIKIVMERDRIMTDYPEIKKLIKIRDEEIIKEVANYFSSKDSEVIAKLIVETTSRNAVVVFSMEDSKKQEKYMEYLAEMLSCFLEKFKK, translated from the coding sequence ATGGAAAAAAATTATGATGAAAAACCTAAACAAAAAAGAGCATTTGAGACTAGAAAAAAGCTAATTATAGCAGCAGAAGAGCTTTTCAATAAAAAAGGATTTTATGATACAACTTCTAAGGATATTGCAAAGGAAGCTGGGGTTTCTATTGGAATATTTTATAATTACTTTAAAGATAAGAGTAGAATTTATTACGAATGTTTAAATCTAGGATATGATGATGACAGTAGTAAAATTATAGAATTATTAAAAGGGCTGTTTGACGAAGATGAGGATTTAAAAACAAAAATTTATAATTATCTATACGATGGATTATTAAAAATAAGATCAAAAATAAAAATTGTCATGGAGAGAGACAGGATTATGACTGATTATCCTGAAATAAAAAAATTAATAAAAATACGTGATGAAGAAATAATTAAAGAAGTTGCAAACTATTTTTCAAGCAAAGATTCAGAGGTTATTGCAAAACTAATAGTTGAAACAACCAGCAGAAATGCTGTAGTTGTTTTCTCAATGGAAGATTCTAAAAAGCAGGAAAAGTATATGGAATATCTTGCAGAGATGCTTTCTTGTTTCCTTGAAAAATTTAAAAAATGA